A window from Pongo abelii isolate AG06213 chromosome 6, NHGRI_mPonAbe1-v2.0_pri, whole genome shotgun sequence encodes these proteins:
- the LOC129060715 gene encoding uncharacterized protein LOC129060715: MFLREISFISVNLFDPTSGSRCGGGAKVCAVIQTGSPTQGHLKAKCSDATEAGHTVFRTKRRGPHRREGECVPVGKDAVGERPTHVTPPATLGVTLADAPPSPSHPPPRPPPARPPPMARRSAPRATSERARTRQSPPAGRAPQRHWLPRPSIRSRPSYHPPGAPLHPAPLPCHRGVRSTKGAAAFPFTAISNPGPPSAATPGTGTGAATAHGYLSPAQLHPNEAPTPHSGAPNSRAPPRRMASTRSPPLEKNALPSHRGPIRDVTEPRRASQRRLRSCRSQGPLEPSCLLR; the protein is encoded by the coding sequence ATGTTTCTACGGGAAATAAGCTTCATCTCTGTCAATCTGTTCGACCCAACTTCGGGCAGCAGGTGTGGGGGCGGCGCCAAGGTCTGCGCGGTAATCCAAACAGGCAGTCCCACCCAGGGCCACCTCAAGGCTAAATGCTCCGACGCAACTGAAGCAGGCCACACTGTCTTTCGGACAAAGCGACGCGGTCCTCACAGGCGGGAAGGAGAGTGCGTCCCGGTCGGGAAGGACGCCGTCGGAGAGCGGCCTACCCACGTGACGCCCCCGGCGACCTTGGGGGTCACCCTTGCGGACGCACCGCCCTCTCCCTCACATCCGCCGCCGCGCCCGCCCCCCGCTCGCCCACCGCCAATGGCGCGTCGCTCCGCGCCCCGCGCGACCTCGGAGCGCGCCCGTACCCGCCAATCTCCGCCCGCCGGGCGGGCCCCGCAGCGCCATTGGCTGCCACGGCCATCCATCAGGTCCCGTCCCTCCTACCACCCTCCGGGAGCCCCACTCCATCCAGCTCCACTCCCCTGTCACCGCGGCGTCCGCAGCACCAAGGGCGCAGCGGCCTTCCCCTTTACCGCGATCTCCAACCCCGGGCCGCCAAGCGCCGCGACACCCGGCACTGGGACGGGCGCGGCGACAGCGCACGGTTACCTGTCTCCGGCTCAGCTCCACCCGAATGAGGCGCCGACACCCCACTCCGGGGCTCCAAACTCTCGGGCCCCGCCCCGGCGTATGGCGTCAACACGTAGCCCTCCCCTGGAGAAGAATGCCCTCCCCTCTCACAGAGGACCGATTCGTGACGTCACAGAGCCGCGCCGGGCGTCACAGCGCCGACTGCGCAGTTGCAGAAGCCAGGGCCCGCTGGAGCCAAGCTGTTTGCTCCGCTAG